A stretch of DNA from Euzebyales bacterium:
GCTTCGGGCACATGCGGTGTTACGTCGCTGTGGATCGTCACGCAGCGCGACGTCAACCGCCCCCGCCATCACGGGCCGTCGCGGAAGCCTGGGGAACGGACGGTCAGGGATGGTCGGATCGCCCCCAGAGCAGGGGCCCGCGCCCCGTCCGGGAACAAACCCGCGCCCCACGTTGAAACCCATCCCCAGAGCGCAGGGCCGCGCCCCCGGTCCGGGGAACAAACCCGCGCCCCACGTTGAGACCCATCCCCAGAGCGCAGTGCCGCCCCCCCGGTCCGGGGAACAAACCCGCGCCCCACGTTGAAACCGATCCCCAGAGCGCAGTGCCGCCCCCCGTCTGGGGAACAAACCCGCGCCCCACGTTGAAACCCATCCCCAGAGCGCGGTGTCAAGCGCGGGGGTGTGCGTGTTCGTAGGCGGACCTCAGCTGCTCCCGAGAGACGTGCGTGTAGATCTGGGTCGTCGCCAGGGTTGCGTGCCCGAGCAGTTCCTGGACGCTGCGCAGGTCCGCACCACCCTCCAGCAGGTGGGTGGCGTAGGAGTGCCGCAGCGTGTGGGGCGTGACCCGGGTCAGTCCAGCGGCGACGGCGCACCGCGCGACGATCCGCCGCACGCTGCGCACGTGCAACGGCTGCCCGTCGGCGTTGCAGAACACCACGCGCGTGGAACGGGCGACCAGCGCCGGGCGCCCCTCGGTCAACCACCGCGCGACGGCTGCGCGCACGGGCTCACCGAGCGGCACGATGCGCTCGCGGCCGCCCTTGCCGTACAGCCGCGCCGACCCGGTGGGCAGATCGATCGCGTCCTCGTCGAGCCCGACGAGCTCGCTGACGCGGGCGCCGCTGGCGTACAGGAACTCCAGCAACGCGCGGTCGCGCAGGCCCGTCGGCGAGGTGTCGGGCACCGCGAGGATCCGCTCCACCTCGTCCGTGCGCAGCACGCGGGGCAGGCTGCGACCCGCCCGGCCGGTCGCCAGGCCGGCCGCGGGGTCACCGTCGACCAGGCCGCGTGACGCGAGCAGCCGGAACAGCGCCCGGACGGACGCCGCCTTCCGGGCGAGCGAGGCGCGGGCGTAGCCGTGGCGTCCGAGCTCGGCGAGGAAGCGGCGCAGCACGAGCGGCGTCACGTCGTCCGGGTCGTCGATGGAGAACCCGGCGCAGAATCCGGCGAGCTGCCGGGCGTCGCGCTCGTAGGCCGCCACCGTGTGATCGGACAACCCGCGCTCGCCGGAAAGATGGGTGCGCAGCACAACGATCGCCCGCGCCCACGCCGCGGGCGGATCGCGGACGACCTCGATGCGCGTCACCGGGCTGACCCCATCATCGCCCGTCGCATCCGCAGGCGGTCAGTCGCGCTCCCCAGATGCGAGCTCCTCACGGAACACCGGGATCATCCCGCCGACGAGCACCATCTGCACCTGCCGGGGTGACAGCCGGTGGCTCATGGTGAACGTCGTGTCCTGGGTGGTGTTGGTCACCTCGATCTGCCGCGACTCACTCCGCAACGCGTCGTGGATGCCCTCGATCCGCAGGATGTCACCTTGCTCGAGCGCCTTGTAGTCGTCGTCGGACGTGAACTCCAGCGCCAGGATCCCGAAGTTGGCCAGGTTCTGCCAATGGATGCGGGCGTAGTCCTTGGCCAGGACCACGCGCAGGCCCAGATAGCGTGGCGCGATGGCCGCATGCTCACGGCTGGAACCCTGCCCGTAGTTCGCGCCACCGACGATGGCGTGGCCGCCGTGCTCCTCGTGGGCCTCACCGGCCCGCTCGACGTAGCTCTCGTCGACCTGGTAGTAGACGAACTCCGAGATCTTCGGGATGTTGGACCGGAACGGCAGCACCTTCTGGCCGGCCGGCATGATCTCGTCGGTCGAGATGTTGTCGCCGACCTTCAGCAGCACCGGGATCTCCAGCTCGTCGGGCACGCCGTCGAAGTCGGGGAGCGAGACGATGTTGGGGCCCTTGACGAGCTCCTCCTTCTGCGCCGCGTCCGGCGACAGCGGCTCCTCGAGCATCGACGTGTTGACGATGTTCGTCGCGGGCCCGGTGAAGGCCGGGTATGCGATGCCCATGCGGTCGGGCAGGTCGCGGGGATCGGTGATCTCACCGGTCAGCGCCGACGCGGCGGCGGTCTCCGGGGAGCACAGGTACACCTGATCGTCGTCGGTGCCGCTGCGACCCGGGAAGTTGCGTGGGAAGGTGCGCAGGCTGATCTGGCCGCTCGCGGGCGCCTGTCCCATGCCGATGCAGCCCATGCACCCGGACTGGTGGATGCGGGCGCCGGCGTGGACGAGCGGCATGAACAGCTCCATCGCGCCCAGGTTCTCGAGCGTCTGACGCGACGGCGGGTTGACGTCGAAGCTGACGCGGTGGTGGGACTGCTGGCCGTCGACGATCATCGCGACGATGCCGACGTCGCGCAGCCCCGGGTTCGCCGAGGACCCGACGACGACCTGCGTGATCTCCTGACCGGCGACTTCGCGGACCGGCACCACGTTGCCCGGGCTCGACGGCGTGGCGATCAGCGGTTCCAGCTCGCCGAGGTCGATCTCGTCGGTGACGTCGTAGCTCGCGTCGTCGTCCGCGAGCAGCTCGCTGTAGTCGTCCTCGCGCTGCTCGGCCGCCAGGAACCGGCGGATCTCGTCGTCTGCGGGGAACACCGTGGTCGTGGCGCCCAGCTCGGCGCCCATGTTCGCGACGACGTGGCGGTCCATCGCCGACAGGTTGTCGAGGCCGGGGCCGTGGTACTCGATGATGCGACCGACGCCACCCTTGACGTCGTGACGGCGCAGCATCTCGAGGATGACGTCCTTTGCGCTGACCCACGGCGGCAGCTCGCCCGTCAGGCGGACCCCCCAGATCTCAGGCATCTTGATGTACAGCGGCTCCCCCGCCATGGCCATCGCGACCTCGAGGCCGCCGACACCGATGGCGAGCATGCCGAGGCTGCCCGCGGCCGGGGTGTGGCTGTCCGACCCGATCATGGTCACGCCCGGCTTGCCGAAGCGCTGCATGTGGACGGCATGGCTGATGCCGTTGCCGGGCTTGGAGTGCCAGATGCCGAAGCGGCGGCACGCGCTGCGCAGGAACAGGTGGTCATCGGCGTTGCGGTAGTCGGTCTGCAGCAGGTTGTGGTCGATGTACTGCGCCGACAGGTCCGTCTTGACGTAGTCGAGGTCCATCGCCTCGAGCTCGAGCATGACCATCGTGCCGGTCGCGTCCTGGGTCAGCGTCTGATCGATGCGCACCGCGATCTCCTCGCCGGGTGACATCTCACCGTCGACGAGGTGACTGCTGATCAGCTTCTGCGCGACGGTCTGCCCCATGTGCCGGTCCTTCTGCTGCTGTCTGTGGCGCCTCACCGGTGTGCTACCCCCGCGTGGCCCACGTGCAACGCA
This window harbors:
- a CDS encoding aconitate hydratase, giving the protein MGQTVAQKLISSHLVDGEMSPGEEIAVRIDQTLTQDATGTMVMLELEAMDLDYVKTDLSAQYIDHNLLQTDYRNADDHLFLRSACRRFGIWHSKPGNGISHAVHMQRFGKPGVTMIGSDSHTPAAGSLGMLAIGVGGLEVAMAMAGEPLYIKMPEIWGVRLTGELPPWVSAKDVILEMLRRHDVKGGVGRIIEYHGPGLDNLSAMDRHVVANMGAELGATTTVFPADDEIRRFLAAEQREDDYSELLADDDASYDVTDEIDLGELEPLIATPSSPGNVVPVREVAGQEITQVVVGSSANPGLRDVGIVAMIVDGQQSHHRVSFDVNPPSRQTLENLGAMELFMPLVHAGARIHQSGCMGCIGMGQAPASGQISLRTFPRNFPGRSGTDDDQVYLCSPETAAASALTGEITDPRDLPDRMGIAYPAFTGPATNIVNTSMLEEPLSPDAAQKEELVKGPNIVSLPDFDGVPDELEIPVLLKVGDNISTDEIMPAGQKVLPFRSNIPKISEFVYYQVDESYVERAGEAHEEHGGHAIVGGANYGQGSSREHAAIAPRYLGLRVVLAKDYARIHWQNLANFGILALEFTSDDDYKALEQGDILRIEGIHDALRSESRQIEVTNTTQDTTFTMSHRLSPRQVQMVLVGGMIPVFREELASGERD